The Anas acuta chromosome 14, bAnaAcu1.1, whole genome shotgun sequence DNA window gctgccctgcccctgctgctgggcccCCTGGCACTCCCCGACCCCGAAGTGGTGGGGCagtgcctggagctgctgcacctCCTCTTCCTGCACTGCCCGCAGGTAGGCTGGGGGTTCACGCCCCTGAACCCGGTGTGAGATCCTAAAACAGTGGGTGTTACTTGAACAAAACTGGTCTCACTCATTTCCCCTCGTGGCCCATGTTCCTTCAGTACTCAGATGTTCACCCAAAGCGGGGTGGGGAACACTTGTGTGATAGAGTTGGAAGCCCTCATGTCTCAGGGTAGGGGGGGGTGTTCCTTTTTGTTGATTATAACTGCATTCTGGGCAGGATTTTTCCACCCTTTAACTGTCACTGATTATTGCAGGGGGATTGTTTTGCTTCAGTTGTGCTTTAAGTTCCCTGCACTCAGACCAGGTGCCAACATGGCTGGGTTTTCCTGCTCTGGACTCATGTCTGGCAGGGCTCTGGTGAATCCCTTCAGCCCTGATCCCTGAcaaggggagagggaggctcagggcagaagGGATCAGCTGCAGGGGCTACTTGGGGGTCTCAGCCCTCGTATAGCAGGCAGCCAACCCCCTTCTCGCTCCTCTCTCCTCGCACAGGCTGCTGTTGACTTTGTCGGGCAAGGAGGGCCCCAGACCCTCAAGCAGCACCAGAGCACCCCAGAACTCCAGGAGCGGGTGCAAGCACTGCTGGACGTGGCCCTACAGCCACCGGGAGCCTCCATCTTCAGTTCCTCACCAGCTGCATCGTCCGCCTTCTCCTAGATCACACAGCCTGCCCTCCTGGCCTGAGGAGGAACAAACTGTTCACTCGCTGCCCTGTGTTCCTGCACCACTACCCAGGGGCTGGTCAGGCAGTCACACAGACTGCGAGCAGCAGCGCTGGCTGCagggggtgctggtgctgggtggGCTGTTCCCCAGTCCTCTCCCTGGTGTCCTTGTCACCTTGTAGCCACcaccaggcagcccccagcctccatGGTGCAGGGTCCAAGCTTAGCTGAGCTGCAAGCAGTGCAGAAGAGCTCTTGCTGCTGTGGAGGGGAACACAAACCCtgctgggtttgctgtttccttcaGCACCTCCTTTTGGTGCTGCAGTTTTAAATCCAAGACACAAAGCTCTGGGTAAGCATGTATATTTATACGATTGATAAGTTAAGGacacatttttacattaaagGTTATCAGTAAAGCATTCAGCACGTGCACCTTTGGTGTCCATCTTCACGCCTTGCTTTTCACAATGTTCTCCAAGGCCTTGGCCACTTCATCCACAGAAAGGTTATCCAGTGACACGCTTTTCTCCTTGCCAAACTCTGCAGAAACGAGGGAGGGTGAGAGGAGGAtcctcattcttttttttcttgggcgAGCTAAACCCCTGCTTTGCATTTCCCCAGAGCCTTAGCCAGTGTCACAGCTGATGTCTCATCACCATccctcagcacccagcactCTCCAGTTGCCTCCCCGTGCCCGAGTTATTATTTTCACCTCCCTCAATCCCATTGTTCAGCCATTCCCTTGGCAAAACCAATGCACCCTGCTATATTTTCTTACCTCTTTTTGTTAACTCAtggtgctgcagagcaaagGCCGCTCTGCTACCTGACAGCCACCCACCTGGTGGCGTTTGGCCCTCAGATCAAGATCCTCACCGACACCTCACTAAAACAGTGCTGAAAAAACCcacccctgctgctggggcagcgtGTTTGTGCGAGTCAGAGGGAGAAGGCACACAGCAATGCCTGCAGGCTCCACTGCCCTTTGTGCTAACACTGAGGAACTCTATATCCTAAGGGACATTTATAATCTTGTCTGACACGGATGAATTCAggagaaaaagcctttttaGAGGGCTttttctgctccctccctggcATTTCACCGAGAACAGGGGTCAAATAAAAAGAGCAGGAGCATTTTTTTAACCGCTCCTTGGGTTCACCCCGCAGCACCCCCACACGGAGGACACCCCCCAGAGGGCACCCCCACACGGAGGGCCCCCACTCACCGTAGCGGGCCCAGAGGCGGGGCCGCACCCCGGAGCACTCCCGGATGAGGATGGGGAAGCCGGGGTTGGCCTGCTTCAGGGCCACGTAGTGCTGCTCGATGAACTCCCTGCGGACAGGACAACACAGAACGAGGCAAATTAAGCACGGCCAAGCCCCGCGgtgcctccccagccccccgaGGCCCCGTCCCACCCTCACCTGACGCCGCGGCTGCCGGCCGAGCTCTGGCACAGGTGGAGCCGCAGCTCCCGCACCCCGcggcccagcccggccccgagccccctcacggccgccgccgccatcttgtgcGCTCTGCCAGACGAGGGGCGGGGCCTCGGGGCGGGGCTGGCCAATCGCCGCGCTCCCCCTGAGGGAGGTGACCAATCGctgagctgggaggggagggtggggCGGGGAGCGAGGGGAGCTTCCGGCACTTCCTGCGCGGCcgctgaggggagcggagcTCTGCCGAGATGCCGGAGCGGGACGGTGAGTGCTGGGGGCGTAGCGTCGTGACAGTATCGTGACAGCGTCGCGATAGCGTCGTGACAGCGAGGTGCCCCACCCGGTGTCGTCTCGGTGCCCCTTTCCCCGGGCCTGTGGCGGTGGCGGCGCTCCGCGGCCTACCCCTGCTGCGGGGTCCCTGAGCGCCGCCCTGCCTCTGTCCCCGCAGGTGAGCCGTTCTCCAACCCGCTGGCCCCCGATGGGCACGATGTGGACGACTCGCACTCCTTCCACCAGTGAGTGCTgcgctgggctgggctgggctggagggggggaTCCTGGGGCTCTGAGGCCGCTTCttgcagctggaggctgggagcGCCCCGTGGGGCTCCTGGACCTGGCGCTGTGGCTGCTCAGAAGAGCCCAAGATGCTGTAGCTCGCTGGGAGGGGGTGGTTATTGTGCTCGCTTTTCCCTGCAGGTCCAAGCTGACCAATGAAGACTTTCGGAAGCTTCTTATGACCCCGCGGGCTGCGCCAACATCGGCGCCACCGTCCAAATCTCGCCACCATGAGTGAGTAGAGTGTTTTTCATAGAACTGTGGGGCAGAGCACAGCGTTCTTCCCTCTGGGGTTCTGCTCCTATCCAACTTACTTCACTGTAGAGTGCAGGGGGAGAACTTAAAGACTGATTCTAACAAGCATGCAGATGGGGCTTGAAGAGTAGATCCCAGCCTTGGCTTGCACTGAGATCTGTGTGGGCTGTACACATGTGTTATTGGAGTTAGCTGGAGAAACAAGCGGGTCAGGACTGTTGTAAATAACAGTGAATCTTGCATGGTTGTTAGGTTGCTTCATGCaggttttaaaaagcagattagGTTCTGTGCAAACCTATGCTTTACCCTCCTCTGTCTACTGGAAGAGTGGAATGAGGGAGAAATTGGATTGTGCTGTTCCCATCTTTGGGTATTATGGTGTCCAGCTATGTCTGACTTCTGATCTGAGGCTGTTCTGACAAGCTGCCTGTGTTTGTCCAGCTGTGCAGATTGTATGTGTGGTTTCTCACTCTGTTCCAGGATGCCCCGGGAGTACAACGAAGATGAAGATCCAGCTGCTcgcagaaggaagaaaaaaaggtaaatgttGAAAGTAATGCATCAGAACCTGTCTTTTAAAGTCATATCCTTCTCGTGGAAGCAGCTGTTGAGCTCTTGGGCTACCAAAGGGGACCCTTAGCAGCCTGGATTATTCCGGGGCTTTGGAGCCCAGCACTGTGAGATGAGCTCAGGCTGAGTGACTGTCACAGCTTGTGGGACAGAAGTGGAGTGGCAGCGGCAGGGTGGGGTTGAAGCTTTACCTCCAGAAGAAGTGGGAGAGGCTCTTCTGGTGTCTATCAGGGCAGAAGAGTGGTAGAACATCTGCACTAGTGACTGGCTCCTTTGGGATCTAAGACGTTTTCCTTTTGGAAGGGAAGGCCGAGCTCATTGTTAAGTCTCGGTACAACAGCTTCATCTTGTCTGGTGTTCTCAAGTTGTGTTGTGTCCCACAGTGCTTTAGGATGTTTTTGGGGAAGGGGTAGGGAGTGGAACAGGCATGCATTGGGCTTTAGTGGCTGTTGCCTGGGCATCAAACATGAACGTGTCACTAACCACGAGCTGTTTCTCTAACCCCAGCTATTACGCAAAGCTGCGCCAGCAGGAGATCGAACGTGAAAGGGAGCTGGCTGAGAAGTACAGGGACCGAGCCAAGGAGAGAAGAGATGGTGTGAACAAGGACTACGAGGAAACAGAGCTGATCAGCACAACGGCCAACTACAGGGCTGTGGGGCCCACTGCAGAGGCGTATGTGAGCTTGTGGCACATCCTTCTCTTGCCAGTCTCCTCCAGAGCGGTCGTCTCATAACGGTCTCAATTTTTGCTGTACAGGGATAAATCTGctgcagagaagaggagacagTTGATCCAGGAGTCCAAGTTCTTGGGTGGTGACATGGAGCACACTCActtggtgaagggtctggacTTTGCGCTGTTGCAGAAGGTGAGCACGGATAGCACCATGGGGCTCTTCCTTCATCCTGGCCTCTCCCACaggggtggtggggagagggTGCTAGTCTCAACATACAAACGATTCAGTGTTGTCAGTATGTTCCTTGAACACGTTTTCCTTTCAGGGGAAGATTTATATAAGTCTGGGGAGTTGATGGGAGAGGCCTTGCTGGTTTCGATGGGCAGCAGTGGCATGGATGGGTCTGTGATGTGTGAATTTACTTTGTGGCCAGGTGCGAGCTGAGATTGCcagcaaagagaaggaagaggaggaaatgaTGGAGAAGCCCCAGAAAGAAACCAAGTGAGTAGCTGAGGATTTTGCACTCCTGAGTGCAGCTGCCTCACAGCGAGGAGGATGCTGAGGAGGCATACACTTAgcttactttcttttcttttttgttccttttcagaaaagatgaaGATCCTGAGAACAAAATCGAGTTTAAGACCCGTTTAGGTAAGACTGTGCATATGGCTGTTCCCCACGTTATTTGTGTTGAGTCATGAATGTGGGAGAAATACTGAAGTCATTAAAGGGGGGCGTGTGGAGTGTAGCAATTCTGAATTTGAGGCCTGGAGTGCATCTCTTAGGAGGTGACTGTGATGTTTCTGATCAGCTAAGAATGCTTCTCTATGGGCTTGTCCATTGCTTAGGTGTAAGAGCCTCTCCCCCTTTGcatttccttcccctccaggtCGCAACATCTACCGCATTCTGTTCAAGAACAAAGCCTATGAGCGGAATGAGCTGTTCCTGCCCGGGCGGATGGCCTACGTGGTAGATCTGGACGATGAGTACGCTGACACCGACATCCCAACCACGCTGATCCGGAGCAAGGCTGACTGCCCCACCATGGAGGTACCCTGACAGCCTCGGTTTGAATCAGCCAGTGCGAGTTGTGCCAGGAGGGGTTCCCTCTTCAGAGAGTCAGCCAATTCCTTGGGCATTTCTCTTTTCAGGCACAAACTACGCTGACAACAAATGACATTGTCATCAGCAAGCTAACACAGATCCTCTCCTATCTCAGGCAAGGGACCCGTAACAAGAAGCTcaagaagaaagacaaaggTAGGTGCTGAAGGGAGCCAAGTGGAGAGGCTCAGAAGCTTGAAGCCTGTCCCAGGAGAATGAGATGTGTTTTGATTTGCTGCATTCCCTGCACCCTGAGGCAGGGAACTTGGAGGACAGTGATCTGTGGTTCCCCAAGCACTGCATCCTGAAGGCAGGCTGTGACAGGAGGCATCACagcaggctgggtgctgagaCACTacagctgcaggggtggctctTGCTGCTCTGTTCTTCCTGGTTAAGGACCAGTTCCCTGGGGAAATGTTCTCTGTTGGGGAGGGACTTGGTGGCTTGCTGAGGGAATGAGACAATGCGGTGACCTAAGAGGAGGCTGGGAGGACGTCCTCCAGGCCTGCTGCTGTTTGGGCATGGAAGGTGGACGGGGAATGAGTGCAGGTTGGGTGTGGAGTGATGTGCATCTTACTGCTGTTTATCCTTGCAGGGAAGCTGGATGAGAAGAAACCCCCTGAAGCTGATATGAAGTAAGTGTCCCCCTGCTCCCACAGGCTGTGGGGTCAAAGCTGTCTGCCCTAAGGACTGTGGTTTTGGCTCACTGGGTTTGGAGAGGGCTAGGCTTAGTGCCTCTGGAGCAGGCTGCCTCTTTGGACCTGCTGTTTGAGCTGTTTTTAGGACAAGGAGGCCAAAGCTGGAGGCAAGTTCTGGCTTTTATTTCAGACTTGAGGCAGGCAAAGGCTCTCTGTTGTCTTGATCAACAAAAAGGAAGTCCAGGcagcagaagagagcagaaatCCAGTGATACATCTGACACATGTAGAAGGCAGCACTAAGGGCATCCTTAGCTCTGTGGCTGTGTTGGTGACAAGTGCTCCTTTATTAGGTTCCACTTCAAAGGGAGGCAGTGTTGGCTTCTCTTGCACAACCCGTAACCGCGGACTCTTTTCCACTTTTAGTATCTTTGAAGACATCGGGGATTATGTGCCCTCTACTGCAAAGATGCCACGGGATAAGGAACGGGAGAGATATCGTGAGAGAGAGCGTGACAGGGACAGGGAGCGGGACAGGGATCGGGAGCGTGACAGGGAACGTGACAGGGACCGGGAGCGTGATcgggaggaggaaaagaagagacaCAGCTACTTTGAGAAGCCCAAGGCTGATGATGAGGTGAGTGCAGCTTTGGGGTTGGTGTGGTTTTGTTCCCAGATGTGCCCACACTCAGCTCATGTGTAGCTCTCTCCAGCCAGGGATTGGTGGGTGGCTGGGTGCTTGTCCCCTCCTTCAAGTAAGGCAAGACTGTCACAAGCTGGTAGCTTTTATGGTTCAGCTCTGTGCAAGTATGTTTGCCCCAAACAGTCTTAAAGTGAAGCTGCAAGTCGCATAGCTCTGTCACTTTCCTGATTTCAGCCCTCCCAGGTGACATGGTGTCTCTC harbors:
- the NDUFA2 gene encoding NADH dehydrogenase [ubiquinone] 1 alpha subcomplex subunit 2 is translated as MAAAAVRGLGAGLGRGVRELRLHLCQSSAGSRGVREFIEQHYVALKQANPGFPILIRECSGVRPRLWARYEFGKEKSVSLDNLSVDEVAKALENIVKSKA
- the IK gene encoding protein Red — translated: MPERDGEPFSNPLAPDGHDVDDSHSFHQSKLTNEDFRKLLMTPRAAPTSAPPSKSRHHEMPREYNEDEDPAARRRKKKSYYAKLRQQEIERERELAEKYRDRAKERRDGVNKDYEETELISTTANYRAVGPTAEADKSAAEKRRQLIQESKFLGGDMEHTHLVKGLDFALLQKVRAEIASKEKEEEEMMEKPQKETKKDEDPENKIEFKTRLGRNIYRILFKNKAYERNELFLPGRMAYVVDLDDEYADTDIPTTLIRSKADCPTMEAQTTLTTNDIVISKLTQILSYLRQGTRNKKLKKKDKGKLDEKKPPEADMNIFEDIGDYVPSTAKMPRDKERERYRERERDRDRERDRDRERDRERDRDRERDREEEKKRHSYFEKPKADDEPTDIDKGPGSAKELIKSINEKFAGAAGWEGTESLKKPEDKKQLGDFFGMSNSYAECYPATMDDMAVDSDEEVDYSKMDQGNKKGPLGRWDFDTQEEYSEYMNNKEALPKAAFQYGIKMSEGRKTRRFKETNDKAELDRQWKKISAIIEKRKKLEADGVEVKRPKY